A stretch of Brevundimonas naejangsanensis DNA encodes these proteins:
- the mutS gene encoding DNA mismatch repair protein MutS gives MNAPLSHPPKTDLKPDAGTTPVMAQYLSVKATQPEAMLFFRMGDFYELFFEDAQKAAAALGIALTKRGKHQGEDIPMAGVPVHAMDGYLARLIRQGFKVAVCEQLEDPAEAKKRGSKAVVHRDIVRVVTPGTLTEDTLLDARGANRLAAVAIRKGRAAVAVVELSAGVVDSVACDLNDLGAALAAFRPSEVLVPDRLFSDETMKGALDGSGGVVQAMPQALAEPVGAKDRVQRLYGVSALDGFGAFEEAEVSALGLIAAYLETTQAGRIPALTPPRRSGESGFLAIDPATRLSLEIDRTQRGERDGSLLHAIDRTVTSGGARALAERISRPLRDPAAINAGLDAVEWLLERRDLRRDLRESLRASADVARATSRLALGRGGPRDLAAIRSGLTTAEGLSALFAACANDPLAGPPARVTACLDRLALEGDLSHLLAELTDGLMDEPPHLARDGGYVNPGHRPELDAARTLRDDSRKIIAELEAKAVADSGVAFKVRHNAVLGYFLETSAKAAEPLLRAGPDSPFIHRQTLANQVRFTTVELSELDAKISQAGHRALAIEAETFEGWRREVARLAGPLQGAAEALAELDAHAALAEWAEEVGAVRPSVDDSLCFAVEAGRHPVVEAAVKAQGQPYTPNNCQLAGDGVGASRLSIVTGPNMAGKSTFLRQNALLVVLAQAGAFVPAQSMKLGVVDRLFSRVGAGDDLARGRSTFMMEMVETAAILTQATERSFVVLDEIGRGTATYDGLAIAWATAEALHETNRARTLFATHYHELARLEERLDHVCNLSMKAKEWNGELVFLHEAAPGAADRSYGVQVAKLAGVPTAVVGRARAVLERLENEKAATARLDDLPLFAAAEPPPPPVKSVLDEAVAAIDPDDLTPREALEALYRLKGLAKG, from the coding sequence ATGAACGCGCCGCTTTCCCACCCGCCGAAAACCGACCTCAAGCCCGACGCTGGCACCACGCCGGTCATGGCCCAATACCTGTCGGTCAAGGCTACACAGCCCGAAGCCATGCTGTTCTTCCGTATGGGCGACTTCTACGAACTGTTCTTCGAGGACGCGCAGAAGGCGGCGGCGGCGCTGGGCATCGCCCTGACCAAACGCGGCAAGCACCAGGGCGAGGACATCCCCATGGCCGGGGTGCCCGTCCACGCCATGGACGGCTATCTGGCGCGGCTGATCCGCCAGGGCTTCAAGGTCGCCGTCTGCGAACAGCTGGAAGACCCGGCCGAGGCCAAGAAGCGCGGCTCCAAGGCCGTGGTCCACCGCGACATCGTGCGGGTGGTGACGCCCGGCACCCTGACCGAGGACACGCTGCTGGACGCGCGCGGCGCCAACCGGCTGGCGGCCGTGGCGATCCGTAAAGGAAGGGCCGCCGTGGCGGTGGTCGAACTGTCGGCGGGCGTGGTGGATTCGGTCGCCTGCGACCTCAACGATCTGGGCGCGGCGTTGGCGGCGTTCCGGCCGTCGGAGGTGCTGGTCCCCGATCGCCTGTTCTCGGACGAGACGATGAAGGGCGCGCTGGACGGCTCGGGCGGCGTGGTTCAGGCCATGCCCCAGGCCCTGGCCGAGCCGGTCGGGGCGAAGGATCGGGTGCAGCGGCTTTACGGCGTCTCGGCGCTGGACGGTTTCGGCGCCTTCGAAGAGGCGGAAGTTTCCGCACTGGGCCTGATCGCCGCCTATCTGGAGACGACGCAGGCGGGCAGGATTCCCGCCCTGACCCCGCCGCGCCGCTCGGGCGAGAGCGGCTTTCTCGCTATCGACCCGGCGACGCGCCTCAGCTTAGAGATCGACCGCACCCAGAGGGGCGAGCGCGACGGCAGTCTGCTGCACGCCATCGACCGCACCGTGACCTCGGGCGGGGCGCGGGCGCTGGCCGAACGCATCTCGCGGCCCTTGCGCGATCCGGCGGCGATCAACGCCGGGCTGGACGCCGTGGAGTGGCTGCTGGAGCGGCGCGATCTGCGACGCGACCTGCGCGAGTCTTTGCGCGCCTCGGCCGATGTGGCGCGGGCGACCTCGCGGCTGGCGCTGGGACGCGGCGGACCGCGCGATCTGGCGGCGATCCGCTCGGGCCTGACGACGGCTGAAGGTCTCAGCGCCCTGTTCGCCGCCTGCGCCAACGACCCGCTGGCCGGGCCGCCGGCGCGGGTGACCGCCTGCCTGGACCGACTGGCGCTTGAGGGCGACCTGTCGCACCTTCTGGCCGAGCTGACCGACGGCCTGATGGACGAGCCGCCGCACCTGGCGCGCGACGGCGGCTATGTGAACCCCGGCCACCGGCCCGAACTGGACGCCGCCCGCACCCTGCGCGACGACAGCCGCAAGATCATCGCCGAACTGGAAGCCAAGGCGGTCGCCGACAGCGGCGTCGCCTTCAAGGTGCGCCACAACGCCGTCCTCGGCTACTTCCTAGAGACCAGCGCCAAGGCGGCCGAACCCCTGTTGCGCGCGGGACCGGACAGCCCCTTCATCCACCGCCAGACCCTGGCCAATCAGGTGCGCTTCACCACGGTCGAACTGTCGGAGCTGGACGCCAAGATCAGCCAGGCCGGGCACCGCGCCCTGGCCATCGAGGCCGAGACCTTCGAGGGCTGGCGCCGCGAGGTGGCGCGTCTGGCCGGACCGCTGCAGGGCGCAGCCGAGGCCCTGGCCGAACTGGACGCCCACGCCGCCCTGGCCGAATGGGCCGAAGAGGTCGGGGCCGTGCGCCCCAGCGTCGACGACAGCCTGTGCTTCGCCGTCGAGGCGGGCCGCCACCCGGTGGTCGAGGCGGCGGTGAAGGCGCAAGGCCAGCCCTATACCCCGAACAACTGCCAGCTGGCGGGCGACGGCGTCGGGGCCTCGCGCCTGTCCATCGTCACCGGACCGAACATGGCGGGCAAGTCGACCTTCCTGCGCCAGAACGCCCTGTTGGTGGTGCTGGCCCAGGCCGGGGCCTTTGTGCCGGCGCAGTCGATGAAGCTGGGCGTGGTCGACCGGCTGTTCTCCAGAGTCGGCGCGGGCGACGATCTGGCGCGCGGCCGCTCCACCTTCATGATGGAGATGGTAGAGACGGCCGCCATCCTGACCCAGGCGACGGAACGCAGCTTCGTCGTGCTGGACGAGATCGGGCGCGGCACCGCCACCTACGACGGCCTGGCCATCGCCTGGGCCACGGCCGAGGCCCTGCACGAGACCAACCGCGCGCGCACCCTGTTCGCCACCCACTATCATGAGCTGGCGCGGCTGGAGGAGCGGCTGGACCACGTCTGCAACCTGTCGATGAAGGCCAAGGAGTGGAACGGCGAGCTGGTCTTCCTGCACGAGGCGGCGCCCGGGGCGGCGGACCGCTCCTACGGGGTGCAGGTGGCCAAGCTGGCGGGCGTGCCGACGGCGGTCGTCGGCCGCGCGCGCGCGGTGCTGGAGCGGCTGGAAAACGAGAAGGCGGCGACCGCGCGGCTGGACGACCTGCCGCTGTTCGCGGCGGCTGAACCGCCCCCGCCGCCGGTGAAGTCCGTGCTGGACGAAGCCGTCGCCGCCATCGACCCCGACGACCTGACCCCGCGCGAGGCGCTGGAGGCGCTGTACCGGCTGAAGGGTTTGGCGAAGGGTTAA
- a CDS encoding aldo/keto reductase — translation MRFAVPPSPADRLAIAVATEPERSRPLPPGQREEAMRHLLQTAGDSGIGLVATQPEGDVERMLGQAWPFPSPFRVTVRTVPLADGLDRVEARARRSLERMGLPRGDAVLVQNAADLAGAEGRALWDRLQALKARGVFRKVGFIATVEDGPGLLARRFQPDVVQLTCNILDQRAARAGVIADLAGQGIEVHLASVFAQGLLFANRESLPPELAAHGMALSRTRRRLAEARVDPMQAALAYVLTLPGVASVIASVASSAELRAIIAASHAPTPDIDWDALALDETPAALASRPRLRLVHAA, via the coding sequence GTGAGATTCGCCGTCCCGCCCTCTCCGGCCGACAGGCTCGCCATCGCCGTGGCGACCGAGCCTGAACGGTCTCGCCCGCTGCCGCCCGGCCAGCGGGAGGAGGCCATGCGCCATCTGCTGCAGACCGCCGGAGACTCCGGGATCGGCCTGGTCGCCACCCAGCCCGAGGGCGACGTCGAGCGCATGCTGGGCCAGGCCTGGCCCTTCCCCTCGCCCTTCCGCGTCACCGTGCGCACCGTGCCCCTGGCCGATGGCCTGGACCGGGTCGAGGCGCGCGCCCGCCGCTCGCTGGAGCGCATGGGCCTGCCGCGCGGCGACGCCGTCCTGGTGCAGAACGCCGCTGATCTGGCGGGGGCCGAGGGCCGCGCCCTGTGGGATCGGCTGCAGGCGCTCAAGGCGCGCGGCGTCTTCCGCAAGGTCGGCTTCATCGCCACGGTCGAGGACGGTCCCGGCCTGCTGGCGCGCCGCTTCCAGCCCGACGTGGTGCAGCTGACCTGCAACATCCTGGACCAGCGCGCGGCGCGTGCCGGCGTCATCGCCGATCTGGCCGGGCAGGGCATCGAGGTGCATCTGGCCTCGGTCTTTGCGCAAGGGTTGCTGTTCGCCAACCGCGAGAGCCTGCCGCCGGAGCTGGCCGCCCACGGCATGGCCCTGTCGCGCACGCGCCGCCGCCTGGCCGAGGCGCGCGTCGATCCGATGCAGGCCGCCCTGGCCTATGTGCTGACCCTGCCGGGGGTGGCTTCGGTCATCGCCAGCGTGGCCTCCTCGGCCGAGCTGCGCGCCATCATCGCCGCCTCCCACGCGCCGACGCCCGACATCGACTGGGACGCCCTGGCCCTGGACGAGACGCCCGCCGCCCTGGCCTCGCGCCCCCGCCTGCGCCTGGTTCACGCGGCCTGA
- the maiA gene encoding maleylacetoacetate isomerase produces the protein MILHGYWRSGTSYRTRIALNLKGLAYETAPLDLRTEAQGAEAYLRLNPQGLVPALETGDGLVLTQSPAILEWLEETHPEPALLPPDAAGRAQVRAMAAVVGCDIHPLNNLRVLKAVRALGADQAGLDAWAARWIVDGFKALEALVVRHGDGWCFGDRPTLADCYLIPQLYSARRFHVDLAGFPRLLEIEARAELHPDFLAAHPDRQPDAD, from the coding sequence ATGATCCTGCACGGCTACTGGCGCTCGGGCACGAGCTACCGCACCCGCATCGCCCTCAACCTCAAGGGCCTGGCCTATGAGACGGCGCCGCTGGACCTGCGCACGGAGGCGCAAGGCGCCGAAGCCTATCTCAGGCTCAACCCGCAGGGCCTGGTCCCGGCGCTGGAGACCGGCGACGGCCTGGTCCTGACCCAGAGCCCGGCCATCCTGGAGTGGCTGGAGGAGACCCATCCCGAGCCGGCCCTCTTGCCGCCCGACGCGGCGGGGCGCGCCCAGGTGCGGGCCATGGCGGCGGTGGTCGGCTGCGACATTCACCCGCTGAACAATCTGCGGGTCCTGAAGGCGGTGCGCGCCCTGGGCGCCGATCAGGCCGGGCTCGACGCCTGGGCGGCGCGCTGGATCGTCGACGGCTTCAAGGCCCTGGAGGCCCTGGTGGTGCGCCATGGCGACGGCTGGTGTTTCGGCGACCGGCCGACCCTGGCCGACTGCTACCTGATCCCGCAGCTCTATTCCGCGCGCCGGTTCCACGTCGACCTGGCGGGCTTTCCGCGCCTGCTGGAAATCGAGGCCCGGGCCGAGCTCCATCCCGACTTTCTCGCCGCCCATCCGGACCGCCAGCCGGACGCCGATTAG
- a CDS encoding fumarylacetoacetate hydrolase family protein has protein sequence MTEWLFPPAPTPSLPIDGDVRRLPVRRVLCVGQNYAAHAREMGADPDKPAPFFFSKPADGLVTDGADPAYPPATANLHYEVELVVALGPDARPVGWAVGVDLTRRDLQAEAKAKGRPWEAGKAFDQSAPCGALSLTAPAPDAAIKLTVNGEVRQSGRLSDMIWDVEGVLAKAADLWTLKPGDLIFTGTPEGVGPLTPGDRVEATIAGLPPLRFTVTA, from the coding sequence ATGACCGAATGGCTGTTCCCGCCCGCCCCGACGCCTTCCCTGCCGATCGACGGCGACGTCCGGCGCCTGCCGGTGCGGCGCGTGCTGTGCGTGGGCCAGAACTACGCCGCCCACGCCCGCGAAATGGGCGCCGATCCGGACAAGCCCGCGCCCTTCTTCTTCTCCAAGCCCGCCGACGGCCTGGTTACGGACGGGGCCGATCCGGCCTATCCGCCCGCGACGGCGAACCTGCACTACGAAGTCGAACTGGTCGTGGCCCTGGGCCCGGACGCGCGGCCCGTCGGCTGGGCCGTAGGCGTCGATCTGACGCGGCGCGACCTGCAAGCCGAGGCGAAAGCCAAAGGGCGGCCGTGGGAGGCGGGCAAGGCGTTCGACCAGTCGGCCCCCTGCGGCGCCCTGAGCCTGACCGCGCCCGCGCCAGACGCCGCCATCAAGTTGACGGTCAACGGCGAGGTTCGCCAGTCGGGCCGGCTGTCGGACATGATCTGGGACGTCGAGGGCGTCCTGGCCAAGGCCGCCGACCTGTGGACCCTCAAGCCCGGCGACCTGATCTTCACCGGCACGCCCGAGGGCGTCGGCCCGCTCACGCCCGGCGACCGGGTCGAGGCGACGATCGCAGGCCTGCCGCCGCTGCGCTTCACGGTGACGGCATGA
- a CDS encoding glycine zipper domain-containing protein — protein sequence MATSKAREDIKNDLKTLKEDLKAGAREETQRLKEKASEAEARLREQGEELREKARGYYDSARLRGRDYYDDAAERFDEAHRYVVERVQERPIQSTAIALGVGVVLGLLLAGRRR from the coding sequence ATGGCCACGTCCAAGGCTCGGGAAGACATCAAGAACGACCTCAAGACCCTCAAGGAGGACCTGAAGGCCGGCGCCCGCGAGGAAACCCAGCGCCTGAAGGAAAAGGCCTCGGAGGCCGAAGCCCGCCTGCGCGAGCAGGGCGAGGAGCTGCGCGAGAAGGCCCGCGGCTATTACGACAGCGCCCGCCTGCGCGGCCGCGACTATTACGACGACGCCGCCGAACGGTTCGACGAGGCCCATCGCTACGTCGTCGAACGGGTGCAGGAGCGCCCGATCCAGTCCACCGCCATCGCCCTGGGCGTCGGCGTGGTGCTCGGCCTGCTGCTCGCCGGTCGTCGCCGCTGA